One Ignavibacterium sp. DNA segment encodes these proteins:
- a CDS encoding TonB-dependent receptor yields the protein MGKIIDASTDEGIPFANVLIDGTTLGAASDAEGNFVILNIPPGLYNVTASYIGYQKVTIKDITINVGFTTSLDFKLNPGEITLEAVVVQGDRNPLIRQDLTNPTVAITSESLENLPVDNIADVIKLQAGVVTGDDGSIHVRGGYGNEVAYTLNGLSLNDPYGNARSVGLASNAVQEASVSTGTFSAEFGNALSGVVNYVTKEGSDKYTFSIRGYGGDYVTSRTDFFTNLDKIDVLNRARVEATFGGPLPISSSTQFFASGIYENFKGGYYGYRLYNPSDSYLTPANFKNSDPRYGDATGAYFFNPFTPGSDGTPTGDKKYVPINPNQTLNLQFNVSQKFGSLIKLKYEFVYDRAKSRDFKRNYLFNPDGLGWDYSRGVINTLDLTHTIDDKTFYTLKGSYSFNRAEHYLYENPNDIRYLPNFYRKTVGNTTYYSGGTDNEIWHRSTETYSIKGDLVSQMFGVHEVKAGFEFRKHNIKRDGFTLDFYKYKDIGGIPSITPLNINDVLYDTSLTIIRGGLFDVSTYDKNPFQGAVYFLDKMELAKTLILNIGFRYEFFNAASDYNYDFSKNLTDSLSGYMNAYLKPAEVKHMLSPRFSVSYPITDRGVIRFSYGHFYQIGSLSSLYSNDVRWVPNIASIPTFGNPNVNPQRSVQYEIGLQQQLTDDFKFDLTGYYKDVRDYIFTQTIYTEQARQYKVLTNLAYSNVRGITLSFLKRRGPGELFSATLDYTFQVAEGNRTEPEEDLFFSEASGKQTETYLVPLDFDRPHLINGTFTLTEPSSWSVGVIYNIQAGTPYTPALPPSLSTITYQQNSGSKSMQWEVDLKFEKYFSFGPLNYSVFIHINNLFDTQNDRYVYASSGKSLSNIEEVLNANQFNDLRNRINRGDPGLIDKSFIDNYYSRRPENVNRPREVRLGFSIIFN from the coding sequence ATGGGAAAAATAATTGATGCATCTACAGATGAAGGTATCCCTTTTGCAAACGTTTTAATTGATGGAACTACTTTAGGTGCAGCATCGGATGCAGAAGGAAATTTTGTCATATTAAATATTCCGCCAGGATTATACAATGTTACTGCATCTTATATCGGATATCAGAAAGTTACTATCAAAGATATAACCATTAATGTTGGTTTTACTACTAGTTTAGACTTCAAATTAAATCCGGGTGAAATTACGCTTGAAGCTGTTGTAGTTCAGGGTGACAGGAATCCACTGATCAGGCAGGATTTAACAAACCCTACAGTTGCTATTACATCTGAATCACTTGAGAATTTGCCTGTTGATAATATCGCTGATGTAATAAAATTACAAGCTGGAGTTGTTACCGGCGATGACGGCAGTATCCACGTTAGAGGAGGATACGGGAATGAAGTGGCATACACTCTGAATGGTCTCTCATTAAATGATCCTTATGGAAATGCAAGATCGGTAGGATTAGCTTCCAATGCAGTGCAGGAGGCTTCGGTATCTACAGGAACATTTAGTGCAGAGTTTGGAAATGCACTTAGCGGAGTTGTTAATTATGTTACCAAAGAAGGCTCAGATAAATATACATTTAGTATTAGAGGTTACGGCGGCGACTATGTTACTTCCAGAACTGACTTCTTTACTAATTTGGATAAAATTGATGTTCTAAACAGAGCTCGTGTTGAAGCAACCTTTGGAGGACCTTTACCTATCAGTTCATCAACGCAATTTTTTGCATCAGGAATATATGAAAATTTTAAAGGCGGATATTATGGTTACAGATTGTACAATCCCAGTGATTCATATTTAACTCCAGCCAATTTTAAAAATTCTGATCCAAGATATGGTGATGCAACGGGTGCTTATTTCTTCAATCCTTTTACACCTGGCAGTGATGGTACACCAACAGGCGATAAAAAATATGTTCCAATTAATCCAAATCAAACTCTTAATTTACAATTTAATGTAAGTCAAAAGTTCGGCTCTCTGATAAAATTAAAATATGAATTTGTTTATGACAGGGCTAAGTCAAGAGATTTCAAAAGGAATTACTTGTTTAATCCTGATGGCTTAGGATGGGATTACAGCAGAGGTGTAATCAATACACTCGATTTAACACATACAATTGATGATAAAACCTTCTATACATTAAAAGGGTCTTATTCATTTAACCGTGCAGAACATTATCTTTATGAAAATCCAAATGATATTAGATATCTGCCTAATTTTTATAGAAAGACAGTTGGTAATACAACATACTATTCTGGCGGAACTGATAATGAAATTTGGCACAGATCAACTGAAACTTACAGCATCAAAGGAGATTTGGTTTCTCAGATGTTTGGTGTTCATGAGGTAAAAGCAGGATTTGAATTCAGAAAACATAATATTAAAAGAGATGGTTTTACTTTAGACTTTTATAAATACAAAGATATTGGAGGCATACCTTCAATTACTCCGCTTAATATAAATGATGTATTATATGATACTTCGCTGACAATTATTCGCGGCGGTCTATTCGACGTTTCAACTTATGACAAAAATCCTTTCCAGGGCGCTGTATATTTTCTTGATAAAATGGAGTTAGCAAAAACTTTAATACTCAATATTGGATTTAGATACGAATTTTTTAATGCAGCTTCTGATTATAATTATGATTTTTCTAAGAATCTTACTGATTCATTATCAGGATATATGAATGCATATCTGAAACCGGCAGAAGTTAAGCATATGTTATCGCCAAGATTCAGTGTTTCTTATCCGATCACTGATAGAGGTGTAATAAGATTTTCTTACGGACATTTTTATCAGATTGGTTCATTATCAAGTTTATATTCAAATGATGTAAGATGGGTGCCTAATATTGCTTCAATTCCTACATTTGGAAATCCTAATGTAAATCCTCAACGCTCTGTACAATATGAAATCGGATTACAGCAGCAGCTTACAGATGATTTCAAATTTGATCTGACAGGTTATTATAAAGATGTAAGAGATTATATTTTTACACAGACTATTTATACTGAACAGGCACGTCAGTACAAAGTATTAACAAACCTTGCTTATTCAAATGTTAGAGGAATCACGCTTTCCTTCCTTAAAAGAAGAGGACCGGGCGAATTGTTTTCTGCAACACTCGATTATACTTTTCAGGTTGCTGAAGGAAACAGAACTGAACCGGAGGAGGATTTATTCTTTAGTGAAGCTTCTGGAAAACAAACAGAGACTTATTTAGTACCTTTGGACTTCGACCGCCCGCATTTAATAAATGGTACTTTTACTTTAACAGAACCAAGTTCATGGTCTGTGGGTGTAATATATAATATTCAAGCTGGCACTCCTTACACACCGGCTTTACCTCCAAGTTTATCTACTATTACGTATCAGCAAAACTCAGGCTCTAAATCAATGCAATGGGAAGTTGATCTTAAATTTGAAAAATACTTTTCTTTTGGCCCATTAAACTATTCTGTCTTTATCCATATTAACAATCTGTTTGATACACAAAATGACAGATATGTGTATGCAAGCTCCGGAAAATCATTGTCTAATATTGAAGAGGTTTTAAATGCAAATCAGTTTAATGACTTGCGAAACAGAATTAACAGAGGTGATCCGGGATTAATTGATAAGAGTTTTATTGATAATTATTATTCAAGACGCCCGGAAAATGTAAACCGACCGCGTGAAGTAAGACTTGGTTTTTCAATAATATTTAATTGA
- a CDS encoding T9SS type A sorting domain-containing protein — protein MKKIVVLLSAVLLITSALQAQTTPIEVQSYATFNAYAGTAPDSSTPYFGDLGVRRVIVADVDNDGEQEIISTDYTNGGRVHVLKHDGAGNLEIIWSSPVSTTSSGSTPRFPQVGDCDGDGMPEIIFEQNGERRIAFYEWDGSSWGTEPAYEITDAMFSSATGTSETLRLNRETLLVKDLDGDGKTEIICHTSAQRNVFVLSIDGSFPGFASLVCEGGRLDETQNGSNYGITGSYFSSAAANIKGDGNLTIINNHWDRCGMWAIQVNGNDTYAYPDTSLPGVYNRYSPVGKDGVSYFGITAADVNGDGIDEVVGTLYQDNFDMVLFQFSPSDVSANLFHSDPDSVAKRFGRIALNSDLGALGGKTGQVELWPCVKGDLNKDGKDEIYTGGGRGINIIAVQYNGSGSLLDKDNYTANLVYTGEGGDVFATFRIYHGRIDTVINGTDTTYVLNPSIIDTLRQETPFTAYIFADGVDIDQDGKMEMVISEQSVYDSTTVYEYFWVDSTHSWELDPNLTHKFINEYRKTIRVLEFTGPTGLVDQGYNIVMPEDYVLENNFPNPFNPSTTIKFILPLQKKISLKIYDMLGKEVATLINNEVFEKGSYETVWDATNNSGVKVASGNYIATLTYGNFSKSIKMTLLK, from the coding sequence ATGAAAAAAATTGTTGTACTTTTATCTGCGGTACTTTTGATTACTTCCGCATTGCAAGCTCAAACTACCCCTATTGAGGTGCAAAGTTATGCAACTTTTAATGCTTATGCAGGCACTGCTCCGGATTCTTCTACACCATATTTTGGTGATTTAGGTGTTAGAAGAGTTATTGTAGCAGATGTAGATAATGACGGGGAACAAGAAATTATTTCTACTGATTATACAAACGGAGGAAGAGTCCACGTTCTAAAACATGATGGCGCTGGAAATCTTGAAATTATCTGGTCATCTCCTGTTTCCACAACTTCAAGTGGATCAACACCAAGATTCCCGCAAGTTGGTGATTGCGACGGTGATGGAATGCCTGAAATAATTTTTGAACAAAATGGTGAAAGAAGAATTGCGTTTTATGAATGGGATGGTTCTTCCTGGGGAACAGAACCAGCATATGAAATTACAGATGCTATGTTCTCATCAGCAACCGGTACGAGTGAAACATTAAGATTAAACCGCGAAACTTTACTGGTTAAAGATTTAGATGGTGATGGCAAAACAGAGATTATTTGTCATACTTCTGCACAGAGAAATGTTTTTGTATTATCAATTGACGGCAGTTTCCCTGGTTTCGCCAGCTTAGTATGCGAGGGCGGCAGGCTCGATGAAACTCAAAATGGAAGTAATTATGGAATTACTGGTTCATACTTCAGTTCAGCCGCTGCTAATATAAAAGGTGATGGTAATCTTACCATAATTAATAACCACTGGGATCGATGCGGTATGTGGGCAATTCAGGTTAATGGAAATGATACATACGCTTATCCAGATACAAGTTTGCCAGGTGTTTATAACAGATATTCACCTGTCGGTAAAGACGGTGTTAGTTATTTTGGTATAACTGCTGCTGATGTTAACGGTGATGGAATAGATGAAGTTGTTGGTACATTATATCAGGATAACTTTGATATGGTTCTGTTTCAGTTTTCACCAAGTGATGTAAGTGCAAATCTGTTTCACAGTGATCCTGATTCTGTTGCAAAAAGATTTGGAAGAATTGCTTTGAATTCTGATCTGGGTGCTTTAGGTGGAAAAACAGGTCAAGTTGAACTTTGGCCCTGCGTTAAAGGAGATTTGAACAAAGATGGAAAAGATGAAATTTATACAGGAGGCGGCAGAGGTATTAACATAATAGCTGTTCAGTACAATGGTTCCGGCAGTTTATTAGATAAAGATAATTATACTGCTAATCTTGTTTATACAGGTGAAGGCGGAGACGTATTTGCAACTTTCAGAATTTATCATGGAAGAATTGATACAGTAATAAATGGTACAGATACTACTTATGTATTAAATCCTTCAATTATTGATACCCTGCGACAAGAGACCCCATTTACAGCTTATATTTTTGCAGATGGCGTTGATATAGACCAGGACGGAAAAATGGAAATGGTTATATCCGAACAAAGTGTTTACGATTCAACAACTGTATATGAATATTTCTGGGTAGATTCTACTCATTCATGGGAATTGGATCCTAACTTGACTCATAAGTTCATCAATGAATACAGAAAAACAATCCGCGTTTTGGAATTCACTGGTCCAACAGGATTAGTTGATCAGGGATATAATATTGTTATGCCTGAAGATTATGTATTAGAAAATAATTTTCCGAATCCTTTCAACCCTTCAACAACCATTAAATTTATCCTCCCGTTACAGAAAAAAATATCTTTGAAGATATATGATATGCTTGGGAAGGAGGTAGCTACTCTGATCAACAATGAAGTTTTTGAAAAAGGAAGCTACGAAACGGTTTGGGATGCTACGAACAATAGTGGTGTTAAAGTAGCAAGCGGTAATTACATTGCTACATTAACTTATGGTAATTTCAGCAAATCAATTAAAATGACATTATTGAAGTAG
- a CDS encoding DEAD/DEAH box helicase family protein: protein MAAKEAKARIKINKLLEEAGWRFFDSEFGPANVILENNIKLTQKLLDEYGEDFEKSKNGYIDFLLLDDRGYPLIVLEAKSEDKNPLVGKEQARKYAKAQNCRFVILSNGNLHYLWDLNHGNPYVITKFPEPSSIKIYKDHQPNPQKLVDERLLDDYIALTQLPNYFDNPAFKDESLRKDFIEKNKLKFLRSYQLRAVDKLQKAVQAGSNRFLFEMATGTGKTLIAAAIIKLFLRTGNAKRVLFLVDRLELEDQANKAFVNLLKNDYKSVIYKENRQDWRKSEIVVTTIQSLLFNNKYQKFFSPTDFDLVISDEAHRSIGGNSRAVFEYFIGYKLGLTATPKDYLKKIDKAGQQVRDPREVERRILLDTYRTFGCESGQPTFRYSLIDGVRDGYLINPVVVDARTDVTTQLLSDEGYSVITFREDGEKEEEEYYQRDFEKKFFSEDTNKLFCKTFLDNALLDPVTKEIGKSIIFSVSQNHAAKLTQILNEFADQMYPGKYNSDFAIQVTSQIPDAQQFTINFANNNLSGSGNFLPTYKTSKTRVCVTVGMMTTGYDCTDILNLCLMRPIFSPTDFIQIKGRGTRKHNFLEQLFDNDLKEQIAELDKTKYKLFDFFANCEYFEEKYNYDEVLKLPRYPRRTQPTGNEGPVVIERFENFDPDKLIAMEVKEVGLSGMKIDRMFFEQFEDRIRSDKFIQEYVEKRSWDSLIEYLNQNIMNKPEYFYTIEKLRKAAGVDRRISLREVVEKALGLIPGFKSKDQLLEEEFEKFILDRKPDKPKDIQAMKYFFKAYITSSQVRDIIESRDLTQLNVNAIFTIKDYKAVPKEWREIIPEYIKDYVPLNQFMM, encoded by the coding sequence ATGGCTGCTAAAGAAGCTAAAGCCCGAATCAAAATAAATAAGCTGTTGGAAGAAGCCGGTTGGCGGTTTTTCGATAGTGAATTTGGTCCCGCCAATGTTATACTTGAAAACAATATTAAGCTGACTCAGAAATTACTTGATGAGTATGGTGAAGACTTTGAGAAATCGAAGAATGGCTACATTGATTTTTTATTACTCGATGATCGTGGCTACCCTTTAATTGTTCTTGAAGCTAAGTCAGAGGATAAAAACCCTCTTGTAGGAAAAGAGCAGGCACGGAAATATGCAAAGGCACAGAATTGCAGATTTGTAATCCTATCTAACGGTAATCTTCATTACTTATGGGATCTCAACCACGGCAATCCTTATGTAATTACTAAATTCCCTGAACCTTCTTCTATTAAAATCTATAAAGATCATCAGCCTAATCCGCAGAAACTTGTGGATGAACGTTTGCTCGATGATTACATAGCACTTACTCAGCTTCCAAACTATTTTGATAATCCTGCTTTCAAGGATGAATCGCTCAGAAAAGATTTCATCGAGAAGAATAAACTAAAATTTCTTCGCTCTTATCAGTTAAGAGCAGTTGATAAACTTCAAAAAGCAGTGCAGGCAGGAAGCAACCGTTTTTTATTTGAGATGGCAACGGGAACCGGTAAGACACTTATCGCTGCTGCAATTATAAAATTGTTCCTGAGAACCGGTAATGCAAAACGAGTTTTATTTTTAGTTGATAGGTTAGAGCTTGAAGATCAGGCAAATAAGGCATTTGTAAACTTGCTGAAGAATGATTACAAATCTGTAATCTATAAAGAGAACCGGCAGGATTGGCGTAAATCTGAAATTGTAGTGACAACAATTCAGTCACTTCTTTTCAATAACAAATATCAGAAATTCTTTTCTCCTACGGATTTCGATCTGGTAATATCAGATGAAGCTCACCGTTCAATCGGAGGAAACTCAAGAGCAGTGTTTGAATATTTCATCGGATACAAACTCGGTTTAACAGCAACACCAAAAGACTATCTTAAGAAAATTGACAAAGCTGGACAGCAAGTCAGAGATCCACGTGAAGTAGAAAGGAGAATATTACTTGATACTTACAGGACCTTTGGCTGTGAATCAGGTCAACCAACTTTTCGGTATTCGCTGATAGATGGCGTTCGTGACGGATATCTGATAAACCCTGTTGTTGTAGATGCCCGAACTGATGTAACCACACAGCTATTATCGGATGAAGGTTACTCGGTGATTACTTTTAGAGAAGATGGTGAAAAGGAAGAAGAAGAGTATTATCAGCGTGACTTTGAAAAAAAGTTTTTTTCTGAAGATACAAACAAACTGTTCTGCAAAACATTTCTTGATAATGCTTTGCTCGATCCGGTAACAAAGGAAATCGGCAAATCAATCATATTCAGTGTTAGTCAGAACCACGCTGCTAAACTAACGCAGATATTAAACGAGTTTGCAGATCAAATGTATCCGGGAAAATACAATTCAGATTTTGCAATTCAGGTTACTTCTCAGATTCCCGATGCTCAGCAATTCACAATAAACTTTGCCAATAATAATCTTAGCGGTTCTGGTAACTTCCTTCCCACTTACAAAACAAGCAAAACGAGAGTGTGCGTTACTGTTGGAATGATGACGACCGGATATGATTGCACAGATATTCTCAACCTATGCTTAATGCGTCCAATATTCTCACCTACAGACTTCATCCAGATTAAGGGCAGAGGCACACGTAAGCATAATTTCCTTGAACAATTATTTGATAACGATCTGAAGGAACAGATTGCTGAGCTTGATAAAACGAAGTATAAACTCTTTGACTTTTTTGCAAACTGCGAATACTTTGAAGAGAAATATAATTATGATGAGGTATTAAAGCTTCCGAGATACCCAAGAAGAACACAACCAACGGGTAATGAAGGACCTGTTGTAATTGAAAGGTTTGAAAATTTCGATCCTGATAAGCTTATTGCGATGGAAGTAAAAGAAGTTGGTTTATCAGGAATGAAGATAGACCGGATGTTCTTTGAGCAATTTGAGGACAGGATTCGTTCGGACAAATTCATTCAAGAGTATGTTGAAAAAAGAAGCTGGGACTCTTTAATAGAGTATTTGAATCAAAACATTATGAACAAACCTGAATATTTCTATACGATTGAAAAACTTAGAAAAGCTGCCGGAGTTGACAGAAGAATATCCCTGCGTGAAGTTGTAGAAAAAGCTCTCGGTTTAATTCCCGGATTCAAATCAAAAGATCAACTGCTTGAAGAAGAATTTGAAAAATTTATACTTGATAGAAAACCAGATAAACCAAAAGATATTCAGGCAATGAAATATTTCTTCAAGGCTTATATAACAAGCAGTCAGGTTAGAGATATTATTGAGAGCAGGGATTTAACTCAGCTAAATGTAAATGCGATCTTTACAATTAAAGATTATAAAGCTGTTCCGAAGGAATGGCGTGAAATAATTCCTGAATATATAAAAGACTATGTTCCATTAAATCAATTTATGATGTAA
- the tnpA gene encoding IS200/IS605 family transposase, translated as MPFVKIWIHIVFGTKNREPFLVKDVREKVISHIIENAKTKGIFIDCINGFNDHLHVLISLGKEENIAKVVNLIKGEVSHWINKNKITRTKFEWADEYFAVSVSESQVNVVRNYIANQERHHSKRSYSEEYEEFVRRYGFKYLG; from the coding sequence ATGCCGTTCGTAAAAATCTGGATACATATAGTATTTGGGACAAAGAATAGAGAGCCTTTTCTTGTTAAAGATGTGCGTGAAAAAGTTATTTCACACATTATTGAAAATGCTAAAACCAAAGGCATTTTTATTGATTGTATTAATGGGTTTAATGATCATCTGCATGTTCTTATTTCATTAGGTAAAGAAGAGAACATCGCCAAGGTAGTTAATCTGATAAAGGGCGAAGTGTCTCATTGGATAAATAAAAATAAAATAACCAGAACAAAGTTTGAATGGGCAGATGAGTATTTTGCTGTTTCTGTTAGTGAATCTCAGGTAAATGTGGTAAGAAATTATATCGCGAATCAGGAAAGGCATCATAGTAAGAGGAGTTATTCTGAGGAGTATGAGGAGTTTGTAAGGAGATATGGTTTTAAGTATTTGGGCTAA
- a CDS encoding N-6 DNA methylase, with amino-acid sequence MLDNETKRRIDTARDILVGKVPDPKSQVEQITISLIYKFMDDMDAEAEELGGKRKFFSGEFERYSWKKLMAPDLGGFDVLTLYGEAIQKMNINPNIPQLFRDIFKNAFLPYRDPETLKSFLKVIDDFEYDHSERLGDAFEYLLSVLGSQGEAGQFRTPRHIIDFMVDVISPKKDNTILDPACGTAGFLISSYKHILKHNSSNFIPEKDKEAYQQTDVSIAELTTGGTQKYKGDKLTPDERAMLSRNIKGYDISPDMVRLSLVNLYLHGFTDPKISEYDTLTNEDNWNEYADVIMANPPFMSPKGGIKPHKRFSIQSNRSEVLFVDYIVEHLTPNGKAAIIVPEGIIFQSGKAYKQLRKMLVENYLFAVVSLPAGVFQPYSGVKTSILLIDKTLNKKTDKILFVKIENDGFDLGAQRRPKAGSQLPISASLVKEYITTCHSGLDTESTLIEKFGPNNLWNIATKEKIGENEDWNLSGERYQHKVLHKASNYTLILIRDLTEIVTKGTTPTTAGYNFVEEGINFIKIESITDEGKFIPSKFAFITEECHQALKRSQLKQGDVLFSIAGAFGRTAVVIKDILPANTNQALSIIRLKRNLIIPEYLFWILKSEKILEEVQSLKVGVAQYNLSLKQINEIKIPLPPLEIQKEIVAEIEGWQKIIDGARQVVENYKPQIDIDPEWEMVSLAEIIKLSSGKGLAVSQLGEGKHPVYGGNGINGYHTEYFLDNSTIVIGRVGAYCGAVHITQPKSWVTDNGLYVTDFLREINIKYLAQSLTQLNLNKYAKVGGQPSISQKTVTELQIAVPKIKIQEEIVSRLETEEKIVEQNKKLISIFEQKIKYKIAKVWGE; translated from the coding sequence ATGCTTGATAACGAAACAAAACGACGAATAGATACTGCAAGAGATATCTTAGTAGGTAAAGTTCCTGATCCAAAGTCGCAGGTTGAACAAATTACCATCTCACTCATCTATAAGTTTATGGATGATATGGATGCAGAAGCAGAAGAGCTCGGTGGTAAAAGAAAATTCTTCTCAGGTGAGTTTGAACGCTACAGCTGGAAGAAGTTGATGGCTCCTGATCTTGGCGGGTTTGATGTTCTTACTCTTTACGGTGAAGCAATCCAGAAGATGAATATCAACCCAAACATCCCTCAACTGTTCAGAGATATTTTTAAGAATGCATTCTTGCCATACCGTGATCCTGAAACATTAAAAAGTTTCTTAAAAGTAATTGATGATTTTGAGTATGATCATTCTGAACGGCTCGGTGACGCATTTGAATATCTGCTCTCTGTTCTCGGCAGTCAGGGAGAAGCTGGACAATTCAGAACTCCAAGGCACATAATTGATTTTATGGTTGATGTTATTTCACCTAAAAAAGATAATACAATTCTTGACCCGGCTTGCGGAACAGCAGGATTTCTTATTTCATCTTATAAGCATATACTCAAACACAACTCAAGTAATTTTATTCCCGAAAAAGATAAAGAAGCTTATCAGCAGACTGATGTAAGCATCGCTGAACTTACTACTGGTGGAACACAAAAGTATAAAGGCGATAAGCTGACTCCCGATGAAAGAGCAATGCTATCCAGGAATATAAAAGGGTATGATATTTCTCCCGATATGGTTCGGCTATCGCTTGTTAATCTTTATCTGCACGGATTTACAGATCCAAAAATTTCTGAGTATGATACACTTACAAATGAAGATAACTGGAACGAATACGCTGATGTAATTATGGCTAATCCTCCGTTTATGTCACCAAAGGGTGGAATAAAACCGCATAAAAGATTTTCAATCCAGTCTAACAGAAGCGAAGTTTTGTTTGTTGATTATATTGTAGAGCACTTAACACCAAACGGCAAAGCTGCAATAATTGTTCCCGAAGGAATTATCTTTCAATCCGGAAAAGCATACAAGCAGTTGCGTAAAATGCTTGTTGAAAATTATCTCTTTGCAGTTGTGTCATTACCGGCAGGTGTGTTTCAGCCATACTCAGGTGTTAAGACATCTATTCTGCTGATTGATAAAACACTGAACAAGAAAACAGATAAAATACTTTTTGTAAAAATTGAAAATGACGGATTTGATCTTGGCGCACAACGCAGACCAAAAGCCGGAAGCCAGTTACCAATCTCTGCATCTTTAGTTAAAGAATATATCACCACTTGTCATTCCGGACTCGACACGGAATCCACTCTCATTGAAAAGTTCGGTCCAAACAATCTTTGGAATATTGCAACCAAAGAAAAAATTGGTGAGAATGAAGACTGGAATTTGAGTGGAGAGAGATACCAACATAAAGTTCTTCATAAAGCATCGAATTATACTCTTATTTTGATACGTGATTTAACTGAAATTGTAACGAAAGGAACTACACCAACCACTGCTGGATATAACTTTGTTGAAGAAGGGATTAATTTCATCAAAATTGAATCTATCACAGATGAGGGAAAATTTATACCCAGTAAGTTTGCCTTTATTACTGAAGAATGTCATCAAGCGTTAAAGCGATCCCAGTTGAAACAAGGTGATGTCCTATTCTCAATTGCTGGTGCATTTGGAAGAACTGCCGTAGTAATCAAAGATATTCTGCCCGCAAATACTAACCAAGCTCTTTCAATTATTAGATTAAAACGTAATCTTATCATTCCTGAATACCTTTTTTGGATATTAAAATCAGAAAAGATATTAGAAGAAGTTCAAAGTCTTAAGGTGGGTGTTGCTCAATACAATTTATCCCTAAAACAGATTAACGAAATAAAAATCCCACTCCCACCACTTGAAATACAAAAAGAAATAGTTGCAGAGATAGAAGGCTGGCAAAAAATAATAGACGGTGCAAGACAGGTTGTAGAAAACTACAAACCACAAATTGATATTGATCCGGAATGGGAGATGGTATCACTTGCAGAAATTATAAAATTATCAAGTGGTAAAGGATTGGCAGTTAGCCAGCTTGGTGAAGGAAAACATCCTGTTTATGGTGGTAATGGGATCAATGGTTATCATACAGAATATTTCTTAGACAATTCAACTATTGTCATCGGAAGAGTTGGTGCTTATTGTGGTGCTGTTCATATAACTCAACCTAAATCGTGGGTGACTGATAATGGTTTATATGTTACAGATTTTTTACGGGAAATAAATATTAAATATTTAGCTCAATCACTTACACAACTGAATTTGAATAAGTATGCTAAAGTTGGTGGTCAACCATCTATCTCTCAAAAAACGGTAACGGAATTACAAATAGCTGTTCCTAAAATTAAAATTCAAGAGGAGATCGTATCAAGACTTGAGACTGAAGAAAAAATAGTTGAACAGAACAAAAAACTCATTTCCATCTTCGAGCAAAAGATAAAATATAAAATAGCAAAGGTATGGGGGGAGTGA
- a CDS encoding sulfite exporter TauE/SafE family protein, producing the protein MPKEILFVILGLAAGTFSGVVGLGGGVIIVPALIFIFGLTQHQAQGTTLALMLPPIGILAAYSYYQQGYVDLKIAALICLGFIFGGWIGAKIAVSVPKEALQKIFAISLFLISIKMFFSK; encoded by the coding sequence ATGCCTAAAGAAATTTTATTCGTAATTCTTGGATTAGCTGCCGGTACATTCAGCGGCGTTGTCGGGCTCGGGGGCGGAGTGATAATTGTTCCAGCTTTGATTTTTATATTTGGATTAACACAACATCAGGCACAAGGCACAACACTTGCTTTAATGCTTCCGCCAATCGGAATCCTGGCAGCGTATTCATATTATCAACAAGGATATGTTGATTTGAAGATTGCAGCTCTTATCTGTCTGGGATTTATTTTTGGCGGATGGATTGGAGCTAAGATTGCGGTATCTGTACCAAAGGAAGCACTTCAAAAAATATTTGCAATTTCATTGTTTCTTATATCTATTAAAATGTTCTTTAGTAAGTAA